The Phyllopteryx taeniolatus isolate TA_2022b chromosome 17, UOR_Ptae_1.2, whole genome shotgun sequence genome window below encodes:
- the ammecr1 gene encoding AMME syndrome candidate gene 1 protein, producing the protein MGRKRCVGADCSKMAAGCCGVKKQKLSGSPGSGGPGGVGAGSGVAGSGHCGSELGIGSSATVAGAPNVSRANGLGGPGGNVSGGGSNSGCGGTSALSTLSPSLAGYTSSGLTPNLSPGPGSGSGGRKMVVSAEMCCFCFDVLYCHLYGYQPPRTPRFTNDPYPLFVTWKIGRDKRLRGCIGTFSAMNLHSGLREYTLTSALKDSRFPPMTRDELPRLFCSVSLLTNFEDVGDYLDWEVGVHGIRIEFFNEKGSKRTATYLPEVAKEQGWDHIQTIDSLLRKGGYKAPITNDFRKTIKLTRYRSEKMTMGYAEYIAHRQHHHYQNGIGHPLPPYNHYS; encoded by the exons ATGGGTCGGAAGCGGTGTGTAGGTGCAGATTGTTCCAAGATGGCGGCCGGGTGCTGCGGGGTGAAGAAGCAGAAGCTGTCGGGATCGCCCGGGTCGGGGGGTCCCGGCGGGGTGGGGGCGGGTAGCGGGGTGGCAGGAAGCGGACATTGTGGATCGGAGTTGGGGATTGGCTCCTCGGCGACTGTTGCAGGAGCGCCGAACGTGAGCAGGGCCAACGGCCTGGGGGGACCCGGGGGCAACGTTAGCGGCGGCGGTAGTAACAGCGGCTGCGGCGGCACGAGCGCTCTGTCGACTCTGTCTCCATCCCTGGCCGGCTACACTTCGTCCGGTCTCACCCCGAATCTCAGCCCAGGACCTGGATCGGGAAGTGGAGGCAGAAAAATGGTGGTTTCGGCGGAGATGTGCTGCTTCTGCTTTGACGTGCTTTATTGCCATCTGTACGGATACCAACCTCCAAGAACACCCAGGTTTACAAACGATCCCTA cCCGCTGTTTGTCACATGGAAAATAGGCAGAGACAAGCGGTTGAGGGGTTGTATAGGTACATTTTCTGCCATGAATCTGCACTCAGGACTCAGGGAGTACACCCTTACCAG TGCCCTTAAAGACAGCCGCTTCCCCCCCATGACAAGGGATGAGCTGCCTCGCCTCTTCTGCTCAGTGTCTCTTCTCACCAACTTTGAAGATGTCGGTGACTACCTTGATTGGGAG GTGGGTGTTCACGGTATTAGGATAGAGTTTTTCAATGAGAAAGGATCAAAGCGCACCGCCACCTACCTGCCAGAGGTTGCGAAGGAGCAAG GTTGGGACCACATTCAAACCATAGATTCCTTACTACGAAAGGGAGGTTACAAAGCTCCCATCACAAATGATTTCAGGAAGACCATTAAGTTAACCAG GTACCGTAGCGAGAAGATGACAATGGGCTATGCGGAATACATAGCCCACCGCCAACATCATCACTACCAGAATGGCATCGGGCACCCTCTTCCACCCTACAACCATTATTCCTGA